The sequence CTGATCTGGGACCCGCTGGCCGGCTTCAGTGTGTTGGATGCACCTGGTACCGATCCCGCCAGCGGCCAGACCCTGCTGCGTGAGCTGGGCCTGACGCCGGTTGACGGTCACGCCCCGGCCGGCATCGACTTGCTGAGCGCCACCCTGCAGCGTCTGATTACCCGCGCGGGTGAGCCCGTTGCACTGATCATCGACTTCGCTTCCCGCCTGGTGGTACGCAACGATTCGTTGACCGCTGCCGAACACCAGCTGTTCACCCAAGCCCTAGTGTTGTCCCATCAAGCCACCAGCCGCCCCGCTGGTGAACAACGCAAGCCCTTCTTTAATAGCGTGCTGTGGGTGGTGGAAAAGGAAGGCGATTTACCGGACTGGCTACTGGTAGACAACCCGCGCCTGCGCCACATCCCGGTATCCAAGCCCGACCTGCAAGCCCGCCAGGCCTTGGCCCCGGCTCTGTTGCGGGGGTTGCCCGGCGCCCAGCAGGCCACCCCTGAAGCCCAGGAGCAAGCCGCCAAGGCTTTTGTCGAAAACACCGAAGGCCTGTTGCTGCTGGACCTCAATGCCATCGCCCAACTGGCCCGGGTCGAAGCCGTGGCCATGGAGCGCATCGCCGATGCCGTGCGCCGCTACAAGGTCGGCGTTACCGAAGACCCATGGTTGAAGATCGACCGCCAGCGCATTCGCCAGGCCGACGACTTTATCCGCCAGCGGGTCAAGGGCCAGACCCACGCGGTGACCCATATGCTGGACATCGTCAAACGCGCCATGACCGGCGTCGGTGCCAGCCGCAAGGGCAACCGGCCCCGGGGCGTGGCGTTTCTCGCCGGCCCCACCGGCGTGGGCAAGACTGAACTGGCCAAGACCATTACCAGCCTGCTGTTTGGTGACGAAGGCGCCTATATCCGCTTCGACATGTCGGAATTCAGCGCCGAACACGCCGACCAACGCCTGATCGGCGCCCCACCCGGCTATGTCGGCTATGACGTGGGCGGTGAGTTGACCAATGCGATCCGCGAGAAGCCCTTCAGCGTGGTGCTGTTCGATGAAATCGAGAAAGCCCACCCGCGAATCCTCGACAAGTTCCTGCAAATCCTCGACGACGGCGTGCTGACCTCCGGCCGTGGTGATCGGGTGTACTTCTCCGAAGCGTTGATCGTGTTTACCTCCAACCTTGGCATCTATCGCCAGGGCGAGAACGGCGAACGGGTCGCCAATGTGTTGCCCGGCGATGCCTATGACCAGGTGCAGGGCAAGGTCCTGAGCGAGATCGAGCGTTACTTCAAGCTGGTGCTCAATCGCCCGGAGATCCTCAACCGTATCGGCGAGAACATCATCGTCTTCGATTTCATTCGCCCTGATGTTGCCGAGCAGATCTTTACCCAGATGGTCAGCGCCACCCTGAGCGACCTGGCCGCTCAAGAACTGCATGTCGAGCTGACCGACAGCGCCCTGCAAGCCTTGCGCGAGGTGTGCCTGCACGACCTGTCCAATGGCGGCCGCGGGATTCGCAACCAGTTGGAAGCGCACCTGCTCAACCCATTGGCCCGCGCCCTGTTCGATCAAGATGCACAACCCGGCGAGCACTTCAGTTTGACCCGACTCGACAGCCAAGGGTTGTCCCTGGAGCGTCGTTGAAGCTGTCCCGGGTGCATTTTCCGGTCACCACGTTGGGGCCAGGTAATCGCCTGGGCATCTGGTTCCAGGGCTGCAGCATCCGCTGTCCCGGCTGTATTTCTGCCGACACTTGGGGCCCGGGCAAACACGCGATCGAACTGGAGGCACTGCTGACGGATTTGGCGCCGTGGCTGGAACACGCCGACGGCATCACCATTTCCGGCGGTGAGCCCTTCGACCAGCCCGACGCCCTGCTGGCCTTGCTTGGCGGTCTGCGCCGAAGCGCCCACGTTGATATCCTGGTGTACAGCGGCCATGCCCGCGAACAGCTTGAACCTTGGCTGGCCCAGGCCGACGGTTTGATCGACGCCTTGATCTGCGACCCCTTTGAGCAACAACAGCCACAAACCCTGGTCCTGCGGGGCAGCGACAACCAACGCCTGATACTTTTAAGCGAGCTGGGCCGCCAGCGCTTCGCGGGCTATGAACGCCCGCTGAATGCCAGCGACCGGGCTCTGGATTTGATGTTCGACGACGATGGCAGCATCTGGATGGCTGGAATCCCGGGACGCGATGACGTGTTGCGCTTGCGCGACCTGTTGCAGTCCCAAGGTCACCAGCTCCAGACCAGCGCCCACACTTCACGCCGCCGTTTACCGGAATTGCCTTAATGATACGTTTTTGCCCCAACTGCCAGACCGAACGCTCCCTGGCCGAACTGTTCTGCGAAGGCAGCGTCCACGAGCAGCCATGTGGCTGGGACTTGTCCAGCGTTGCCATCCAGCAAGCCGGCTGGCGCCCGCAGACGGTGGTAACCGTCGAAGTGGCCGAGCAACAAACCGCCTTGCAGTGCAGTAATGGTCACCCGATGGAGGCCGGCGACCTGATGTGCATGGTCTGCGATGCTGAGCCTGCCACGGACGCGCCAGCCGAAGAGGTGCCGGTTGAAACTACCAGCAGCGAAACCCTGATCGACGGCTGGCGCCTGCTGCGCCAGATCAGCAGCACCGATGGCGTGCGTGAGCGCTACCAGGCCGAGCAGGTCAGCGACGGCCGTCAGGCGGTGCTGACCTTGTACCGTGCCGGCTCCGAACCCGACCCCGCGGTCTACGAAGTGCTGCGTCGCCTGCCCCGCGAACATGTGCCAGAAATCATCGCCACGGGCCGTTGGGACGACCGCGCCTATGAAATCGCCGAAGAACTCACCGGCGGCACCCTGTCCGAGTTGGGCATCGTCGTCACCGACCTGACGGCCGTTGAGCATATCGTGCGTGAACTGGGCCAGGCCCTGCACGCCTTCAGCGAAGCCGGCCTGCGCCACCGTGACCTGCGCCCGGGCACGTTGCTGGTGCGCAGCCGCGAACCGCTGGACCTGGTGATCAGCGGTTTCGGTTCGGCACGCTTGTCAGAGTTCGACCTGGACATCGTCTCGCCCCTGGAAACCAGCCGCTACATGGCTCCCGAAGCCATCGCCGGTGGCGTCGCCGCCGCGTCCGACTGGTGGAGCCTGGGGATGATCCTGTTGGAGCAATTGACCCAAGGCGAGTGCTTTGCCGGGATCAACCCCAACGCTTATCTGATTCATGTGCTGGCCAGCGGCGTGCCGTTGCCGGAAGACCTCGACCCGCGTCTCGACCTGCTACTGCGTGGCCTGCTGGCCCGTGACCGCCATCAACGCTGGCAGTGGCCGCAGGTCCAGGCCTGGCTGGCCGGTGAAGACGTAACGGCCCCGGCGTCCCATGTCGCCGAACAGGATGACGCTGAAGGCGCAACTATTGCCCTCGGCACGCGGCGCTTCCGTAAACCGGCGCTGTTTGCCCTTGGCGCTGCTGAAACTGAACACTGGCCGCAAGCGGTGGATCACCTGCTGCGCGGGGTGATTGTGACCTGGGCCGAACAGGCCGGGCTGTCACCCAAGCTGCTGGCGGGCCTGCGTCAGGTGGCCCAGCACGATGGCCTTGAAGATGACGTACGGCTGATGCTCGCGCTGAAACTGCTGAACCCGGAAATGCCGCTGATCCAGCGCGGCGAAATCGTCACCCCGGGTTGGCTGCTGGAACACCCATTGGAAGGCTACCGACTGATCACCGGCCCTGCGCCGGACCTGCTGGAACGTCTTAGCCAACTGGTCAGCGACAGCGGCGAAAACTGGCTATCGCGCCTGAAAAACCGCGCCGAGCAGGTGCGTCAACGGGCGCTGCACCAAAGCATTGAGCTGGACGAAGAACAACTGCGGATCTACCTGCTTTCCACCTCCCGCGCGCGCCTCGCCGCGCAATGGGAAGAACGCCAGCGCCTGCTGCCGGACAGCGACCATGCCGGATTACTGTCGTTGTCCGACCGTCGGCTGATCAGCGAAGAAGACCTGATCGTGCTGCTGAGCGCTGCCATCGGCCAGTTCCGCTCCGTAGACGGCATTCTCGAAGAGGCTGCGGGCCTCGCCAGGGACGTCGAGGTGCTGCTGTTTGATCAGGACGCCGCTCGAGCCTTGCTGGCGTTGCCGCGCCAGGACATCTATCGCCAGGTGGACGAGCGCATCACCGGTTTTGCCCGCTGCGGCGTGCCGGCCGTGGACGAATGGGCGGAACAGTTTCGTCTGGAACGGCGCATGCCCCTGGCCCGCGCACTGGTGTTGCTGGCGGTGCCGGCCGAACAATGGCTGGAGCCGCAAAAACAGCACTATGTGGCGCAGATCCTCGATTTCTTCGAGAAAAAGGTCTCCAGCGCGGTGATGCGCGGACCGCTGGTGCGTATGAGCATCGGCAAGACCACCGCCCGGGTTGACCTGCAAGAGTTGCACAGCGAGCGCCGCCCAGCCGCTGCGTTGCTTGATCACCTGCTGCAACGCAATGCCCAGTCGGTGCCGCTGGACGCGGCGATCTTTGCCGACAATCCCGGCTTGGAGCAGCGCCTTAACAGCCTCAGCCGGCAAAGCTCGCTGTACAAGCGCGACACGGGTATCGACGGCCTGTACCTGGGCTTCCCGTTCTTGCTGACCCGCGACCCGCGTGGCACCACCCGTACGCGCATCGCACCGTTGCTGTTATGGCCGGTGAAGTTGCAGCTGGAAGTGGGCAGCCGTGGCCAGGTGTCACTGGTGTTCGACAGTGAACGCGAAGAAGTGCGCCTCAACCCGGCCCTTGAAGGCATGCTCGGCATCGACGGCTGCAAAGCTTGGCGCCAGGCCGCCGATGAAGTACTGGGCCGCTCCTCGCTGAAAGCCGCCGATGTGATGGATGCCTTTGGCATGCTCGCCACCAGCCGCGCCCGAGTGTTGGGCGCCCTGCCCCCGGTGGGCACCGAAGTGGTGGCGTATCAGGATGAACTGGCCTGTGCGGCGGTGTTCTTCCACGTGACCTTTATGGGGCAAGCGATTGGCGAAGACCTGCGCCAGCTCAAGGCCTTGCCGCCCGGCGGCACCGGCCTGGAAACCGCACTGCGCCTCAATGGCAGCAGCACCGAAGCACCGGATCAGGAACACGTGCCGGAGTTGCAGCGCTTCTTCACCGTCGCCAGCGACCCCTCCCAGGAAGCCGCCGTACTGCAAGCGCGCATGGCCCCCGGCTTGCTGGTCGAAGGCCCGCCTGGCACCGGCAAGAGCCAGACCATCGTCAATATGGTGGCCGACGCCATTGGCCGCCAACGCAGCCTGCTGATCGTCTGCCAGAAGCACGCGGCCCTGGAAGTGGTGCATAAGCGCCTGGTGGCCGAGGGTTTGAGCAACCGCATCGTTATGCTCAATGACGTCAACCGCGACCGTGAGCCGGTGATTCGCGGGGTGCGCGAGCAGTTGGAAGAACTGTTCAAAACCGAATTGATTACCCAGCCCTGGCAGCGTCAGCGCGAACGCCTGGCCGCTCGGATTGAAGCGCTGGAAGGTGAACTGGATCGCTTCCATCAAAGCCTGCACAAGGTTGATGAGCACAGTGGCTTGAGTTATCGCAGCCTGATCGGTGAGTTGATCGAACTGGAACGCGGTGAGCCGCCGCTGGAGATTCCGGCCCTGCGCCAACGCCTGGCGGCCCTGGACATCGCCGACCTGACGCGCCTGGAAGAAAACTGCGCGCCGTTGGCCCGGTTCTGGTTGCCGGCCCGTTACGAAGGTAGCCCGCTGGCCCAGTTGCAGGCCTTCCCCACGGACAAGGCCACTTTGGCTGCGTTCGACGACAGCTTCCAGCGCTTCTGCGCCTGTGAAACCGCACGCCTGGACGTTCTGCAAGCCCACCCCGCACCGTTTGAGGTCGACGACCCAGCGCCTTATCGCGCCTGGCTCGACAGCCATGTGCAAACACTGCTGGCGCTGAATGATGAGCAACGGCAACTGTTGGCCCGCTGGTTACCGCTGTTCCGTGCCGACAGCCAGGGCGAAAGCCTGATCCAGGAAGTGGCCGGGCTTGAGCGCCAGTTGCAGCAGTGCGCCGCCGATCAGTACAGCCCTGCCTTGTCTTCGCCGTTGTCCGCGCTGGCCAATGCCGAGTTGCGTACGCTGCAAAACAACGCAGCCAACGTGATCAAGGGCACCTCCTGGCTGGCCCGCCTGAGCCCCGTACGGTTTGTGCGACGCCGCAAACTGCTGGGATTCATCAGCGAATCCGGCGATGTGGCCGGCGACGAGCGCTTGCCGGCCCTGTTGGCCGCCGCGCAGTTGGAAAGCCAGTGGCGCCCGTTGCGTGCCGAACTGCAAAAGCTGCATCAACAGCTAGGCCTGCCGGCCATCGCCGCTGACAGTGGTCCGGACCTGCATCGCCAAAGCATTACCGACCTCAATCGTCTGAACGAAGTGCGCAGCCTTGCCGACGGTCTACGCCAAGCGCCTCGTACTGAACAAGTAGATGCCGCCGTACTGACCGGCGAACGCCAGTCCTTTGAAACCCTGCTGGCCCAGTACGACGCTGCCTTCATCCGCCACAACGCGCGCCAGAACAGCCTGGAAACCCTCAAGCGCCTGGCCGATTGGCTGGACGCAGGCTTGGTGCGAGCGCTGCAACACGCCGTCGAACGCAACCAAAGCAACCTGCTGGCCCTGAATCCGCTGACTGCCGCCCTGCCCCACGTCGGCGCCTACCAGCAGTTCCGCGCCCGCTCCGGGCAACTGACCGAGGCCGATACCGCCTTGTTCGCCTTGCTGCGTGAATACCAGCCAGCCCTGGAGGCCTACCCGGCCGAACAGTTGGACGCGGTGGTCCGCCGCCTGCTCAACCGCGAAGCGCGCCTGGGCTGGAAGCGCAACCTGGAACAGCAAAACCCCGAGCTGATGCTGGAGCACAGCGAAACCCAGGACAAAATCACCAGCCTCGCCGAGGCCGATACCCAGATGCGCGGGCTCAACCGCCAGTTGCTCAGCGAGGGCATCGACCTCAGCCGTCTCGGTACGCGTAAGGAATGGGAAGACGTCACCCGCCTCACCGGCAAGCGCTCCCGGCGTTTGCGTGAGTTTATCGAGCTGGGGGCCAATCTTGGCCTGATGAGTGTGCGCCCGGTGTGGTTGATGAACCCGGACGTGGCCAGCCGCGTCCTGCCCTTGAAAGCCGGGCTGTTCGACACCGTGATCTACGACGAAGCCTCGCAGATGCCGGTGGAGTTCGCCTTGCCGACGTTGTATCGCGGTCGCGTCACGGTGGTCAGTGGTGACGAGAAACAAATGCCGCCCACCGCATTTTTCTCCAGCCGCATTGAAAGCGACGAAGCCGAGCTGTTCGACGGTGACATGCCCGAAGACCAGGCCGATGAAGAACAGCGCGAAGCCTTCGAAGACACCTGGAACCGCCGGGAAATCAAAGACTGCCCGGACCTGCTACAACTGGCCCGCAGTTCGCTGCCTGCCACCACCTTGCAGATTCACTATCGTTCGGCCTACCGCGAACTCATCGGTTTCTCCAACGCCTCGTTCTACGGCAACCGCCTGAGCATTCCGGTACGTCACCCGCAGGCCAACATCCTCAGTATCAAGCCGCTGGAGCTGATCCGCGTCGACGGTGTATACCAGAACCAGACCAACGAGCAGGAAGCCGAACGCGTCGTCGATCACTTGGCCCAGTTGTGGCTCAAGCCATATGCCGAACGCCCATCCGTGGGCGTCGTGACCTTCAACCGCAAGCAGGCGGACTTGATCGAGGAACGCCTGGAACTGCGTGCCGAGCAGGACGAAGCCTTCCGCGCTGCCTACAGCCAGGAACGCGAGCGCAGCGAAGACGGTGAAGACATGTCGGTGTTCGTCAAGAACGTCGAGAACGTGCAGGGGGATGAGCGCGACATCATCGTCTTTTCCTCGACCTTCGGCCGCAACACCCAAGGCACCTTCCGCCGCAATTTTGGTGTACTGGGGCAGACCGGTGGTGAACGCCGGTTGAACGTAGCGGTAACCCGGGCGCGCAAGAAGGTGGTCATGATCACCTCGATGCCGATCGGCGATATCTCCGACATGCTCAGTACC is a genomic window of Pseudomonas sp. ADAK18 containing:
- a CDS encoding AAA domain-containing protein; translation: MIRFCPNCQTERSLAELFCEGSVHEQPCGWDLSSVAIQQAGWRPQTVVTVEVAEQQTALQCSNGHPMEAGDLMCMVCDAEPATDAPAEEVPVETTSSETLIDGWRLLRQISSTDGVRERYQAEQVSDGRQAVLTLYRAGSEPDPAVYEVLRRLPREHVPEIIATGRWDDRAYEIAEELTGGTLSELGIVVTDLTAVEHIVRELGQALHAFSEAGLRHRDLRPGTLLVRSREPLDLVISGFGSARLSEFDLDIVSPLETSRYMAPEAIAGGVAAASDWWSLGMILLEQLTQGECFAGINPNAYLIHVLASGVPLPEDLDPRLDLLLRGLLARDRHQRWQWPQVQAWLAGEDVTAPASHVAEQDDAEGATIALGTRRFRKPALFALGAAETEHWPQAVDHLLRGVIVTWAEQAGLSPKLLAGLRQVAQHDGLEDDVRLMLALKLLNPEMPLIQRGEIVTPGWLLEHPLEGYRLITGPAPDLLERLSQLVSDSGENWLSRLKNRAEQVRQRALHQSIELDEEQLRIYLLSTSRARLAAQWEERQRLLPDSDHAGLLSLSDRRLISEEDLIVLLSAAIGQFRSVDGILEEAAGLARDVEVLLFDQDAARALLALPRQDIYRQVDERITGFARCGVPAVDEWAEQFRLERRMPLARALVLLAVPAEQWLEPQKQHYVAQILDFFEKKVSSAVMRGPLVRMSIGKTTARVDLQELHSERRPAAALLDHLLQRNAQSVPLDAAIFADNPGLEQRLNSLSRQSSLYKRDTGIDGLYLGFPFLLTRDPRGTTRTRIAPLLLWPVKLQLEVGSRGQVSLVFDSEREEVRLNPALEGMLGIDGCKAWRQAADEVLGRSSLKAADVMDAFGMLATSRARVLGALPPVGTEVVAYQDELACAAVFFHVTFMGQAIGEDLRQLKALPPGGTGLETALRLNGSSTEAPDQEHVPELQRFFTVASDPSQEAAVLQARMAPGLLVEGPPGTGKSQTIVNMVADAIGRQRSLLIVCQKHAALEVVHKRLVAEGLSNRIVMLNDVNRDREPVIRGVREQLEELFKTELITQPWQRQRERLAARIEALEGELDRFHQSLHKVDEHSGLSYRSLIGELIELERGEPPLEIPALRQRLAALDIADLTRLEENCAPLARFWLPARYEGSPLAQLQAFPTDKATLAAFDDSFQRFCACETARLDVLQAHPAPFEVDDPAPYRAWLDSHVQTLLALNDEQRQLLARWLPLFRADSQGESLIQEVAGLERQLQQCAADQYSPALSSPLSALANAELRTLQNNAANVIKGTSWLARLSPVRFVRRRKLLGFISESGDVAGDERLPALLAAAQLESQWRPLRAELQKLHQQLGLPAIAADSGPDLHRQSITDLNRLNEVRSLADGLRQAPRTEQVDAAVLTGERQSFETLLAQYDAAFIRHNARQNSLETLKRLADWLDAGLVRALQHAVERNQSNLLALNPLTAALPHVGAYQQFRARSGQLTEADTALFALLREYQPALEAYPAEQLDAVVRRLLNREARLGWKRNLEQQNPELMLEHSETQDKITSLAEADTQMRGLNRQLLSEGIDLSRLGTRKEWEDVTRLTGKRSRRLREFIELGANLGLMSVRPVWLMNPDVASRVLPLKAGLFDTVIYDEASQMPVEFALPTLYRGRVTVVSGDEKQMPPTAFFSSRIESDEAELFDGDMPEDQADEEQREAFEDTWNRREIKDCPDLLQLARSSLPATTLQIHYRSAYRELIGFSNASFYGNRLSIPVRHPQANILSIKPLELIRVDGVYQNQTNEQEAERVVDHLAQLWLKPYAERPSVGVVTFNRKQADLIEERLELRAEQDEAFRAAYSQERERSEDGEDMSVFVKNVENVQGDERDIIVFSSTFGRNTQGTFRRNFGVLGQTGGERRLNVAVTRARKKVVMITSMPIGDISDMLSTQRPPASPRDYLQGYLEYARALSAGEFDTSHSVLGRLLTERTQTRKQQATLGDGFTEAVAAYVQTLGWTAAPANEGDAFGLDFAIENPQTGLYALGIECDTPRHALLARARSREIWRPSVLRRAIPHIHRVSSQGWYQDVEGEKALLKAAIEQALKVVQPVQPLLDVEPAQ
- a CDS encoding 4Fe-4S cluster-binding domain-containing protein; its protein translation is MKLSRVHFPVTTLGPGNRLGIWFQGCSIRCPGCISADTWGPGKHAIELEALLTDLAPWLEHADGITISGGEPFDQPDALLALLGGLRRSAHVDILVYSGHAREQLEPWLAQADGLIDALICDPFEQQQPQTLVLRGSDNQRLILLSELGRQRFAGYERPLNASDRALDLMFDDDGSIWMAGIPGRDDVLRLRDLLQSQGHQLQTSAHTSRRRLPELP
- a CDS encoding AAA family ATPase is translated as MLMSDPASYDEFFSMPRTAAFEKPRWLRDLLRFLPLKSQFVLSGNVRDLQASEVAPGVITAQSFNLNLRDALLQGGFSQVLIWDPLAGFSVLDAPGTDPASGQTLLRELGLTPVDGHAPAGIDLLSATLQRLITRAGEPVALIIDFASRLVVRNDSLTAAEHQLFTQALVLSHQATSRPAGEQRKPFFNSVLWVVEKEGDLPDWLLVDNPRLRHIPVSKPDLQARQALAPALLRGLPGAQQATPEAQEQAAKAFVENTEGLLLLDLNAIAQLARVEAVAMERIADAVRRYKVGVTEDPWLKIDRQRIRQADDFIRQRVKGQTHAVTHMLDIVKRAMTGVGASRKGNRPRGVAFLAGPTGVGKTELAKTITSLLFGDEGAYIRFDMSEFSAEHADQRLIGAPPGYVGYDVGGELTNAIREKPFSVVLFDEIEKAHPRILDKFLQILDDGVLTSGRGDRVYFSEALIVFTSNLGIYRQGENGERVANVLPGDAYDQVQGKVLSEIERYFKLVLNRPEILNRIGENIIVFDFIRPDVAEQIFTQMVSATLSDLAAQELHVELTDSALQALREVCLHDLSNGGRGIRNQLEAHLLNPLARALFDQDAQPGEHFSLTRLDSQGLSLERR